From Nitrosopumilus zosterae, the proteins below share one genomic window:
- a CDS encoding sensor histidine kinase, translated as MHDNSTILTNILNLDQINTIKELKKIIDLQAKEMIKQKKMVQIGEIASRLSHDLRNPLSVIMVSVENLAMLYGTDNQKQKHYDRICHSIDRIVNQVNNVLNYVKDQPTVLSKTKTSRIILDSMDSILIPNNVKINISKNDYDVVCDREQLSIVINNLVVNAIQAVGVKGSIDIRVGKERNWIVFEIEDSGNGISEENLPYIFKPLFTTKKTGTGFGLVSVKSVVESHGGEITVSNSPTIFKVKIPKTPPGNFSSNYD; from the coding sequence ATGCATGATAACTCCACAATTCTAACAAATATCCTCAATCTAGATCAAATCAACACAATCAAGGAATTAAAAAAAATTATTGATTTACAGGCTAAAGAAATGATCAAGCAGAAGAAAATGGTGCAGATAGGTGAAATTGCATCTAGGTTGTCTCATGATTTAAGAAATCCTCTTTCAGTCATCATGGTATCTGTTGAAAATTTAGCTATGCTGTATGGAACTGACAATCAAAAACAAAAACACTATGACAGAATATGTCATTCTATAGATAGAATTGTCAATCAAGTTAACAATGTGTTGAATTATGTCAAAGATCAGCCTACAGTTTTATCTAAAACAAAAACATCTAGAATTATTTTAGACTCTATGGATTCTATTCTCATTCCCAATAATGTTAAAATTAATATCTCAAAAAATGACTATGATGTTGTTTGCGACAGAGAACAATTATCAATTGTCATTAACAATCTTGTTGTCAATGCTATTCAGGCTGTGGGGGTAAAAGGCAGTATCGATATCAGGGTTGGAAAAGAAAGGAATTGGATTGTTTTTGAAATTGAAGACTCAGGCAATGGAATTTCTGAAGAGAATCTGCCCTATATTTTTAAGCCGTTATTCACCACAAAAAAAACTGGTACTGGTTTTGGTTTAGTAAGTGTGAAGTCTGTTGTTGAATCACACGGAGGTGAAATCACAGTATCAAACTCACCTACAATATTTAAAGTAAAAATACCTAAAACACCGCCTGGCAATTTTTCATCCAACTATGATTAG
- a CDS encoding CFI-box-CTERM domain-containing protein, with amino-acid sequence MSDKSQESYAVILGTVIVIIFTVSLTENLQFADAISVSADKLIYDIEVGDTLLLYWSVRNTDPYPIDIEFYATGPGSELLVFEQFGHLDVKERKSFEILASIPADYEDNVEYRPVLHVLQRSQDPDSEESVDGASVAKVNVVMKTVPIIRIGENPVYNPPVIENLEKPESDPALEKAKSPEVIEKAETIEEKLARIQAFNQANTQKDTSQTTTIENPVVQDDNSRYEPEPKMDPEPVIDTIVDKNEMVNGGGCLIATAAYGTEMAPQVQFLREIRDNTVMSTSFGAAFMTGFNTLYYSFSPTIADLERENPVFQEAVRAFITPMISTLTIMMLAEDGSEIEVLGLGISVITLNLGMYIVAPAVVGFTINKRLKK; translated from the coding sequence TTGTCAGATAAATCCCAAGAATCATACGCCGTAATTTTAGGGACTGTCATAGTCATTATTTTCACAGTATCATTAACTGAGAATTTACAGTTTGCAGATGCAATTTCTGTTTCTGCAGATAAATTAATCTATGATATTGAAGTGGGGGATACTTTATTGCTTTATTGGTCTGTAAGAAATACAGATCCATACCCAATAGATATAGAATTTTATGCAACTGGTCCTGGTTCTGAATTACTAGTTTTTGAACAATTCGGACATTTAGATGTTAAAGAAAGAAAGAGTTTTGAAATTTTAGCGAGCATTCCAGCAGATTATGAAGATAATGTAGAATATAGGCCAGTGCTACACGTTCTACAAAGATCGCAAGATCCAGATTCAGAAGAATCAGTCGATGGTGCTTCTGTTGCCAAAGTCAATGTTGTAATGAAAACTGTACCCATAATTAGAATTGGAGAAAATCCAGTTTACAATCCACCAGTAATTGAGAATTTAGAAAAGCCTGAATCTGACCCAGCATTGGAAAAAGCAAAGTCGCCAGAAGTAATTGAAAAAGCAGAAACTATTGAGGAAAAATTGGCCAGAATACAAGCATTTAACCAAGCCAATACACAAAAAGATACTTCACAAACAACGACAATAGAAAATCCAGTTGTTCAAGACGATAATTCTAGATATGAGCCAGAACCCAAAATGGATCCTGAACCAGTAATAGATACAATTGTGGATAAAAACGAAATGGTAAATGGTGGAGGTTGTCTTATAGCTACAGCGGCATATGGAACTGAGATGGCTCCACAAGTTCAATTCCTCAGAGAGATTAGAGACAACACTGTCATGAGTACATCATTTGGCGCAGCGTTCATGACTGGATTTAACACGCTATACTATTCATTCTCACCAACAATTGCTGATTTGGAGAGAGAAAACCCTGTTTTCCAAGAGGCAGTTAGAGCATTCATCACTCCGATGATTTCAACACTAACTATAATGATGTTAGCTGAAGATGGTTCTGAAATCGAAGTACTTGGACTTGGAATTTCAGTAATTACACTAAATTTGGGAATGTATATTGTAGCACCAGCAGTAGTAGGATTTACAATTAATAAACGCCTTAAGAAGTAG
- a CDS encoding matrixin family metalloprotease, whose amino-acid sequence MDKQNGDSAAMGEKLDQISNQIGLINQKYEKLDSVLHRNTSCFFVLFCSIIVVFFVIIFSISHSNIQPLESGHFITQSLIGDSIDTWLSWKLSDSERIFHVHIINHAKTSQKNIDLIKESIMSEKIIEINDLDTHKGTSKNSSKFYKGWQGVLNEFDSLELRYNIPIRLHVHESTSDDGDILILLVDEKNSEGYSGYTRSIIDEDKNQILKSRITIYESSKLDGNRLAAITRHEMGHALGLQHSTDPDDLMYYKITTTNPFISECDVSALKSLYGGETMSKFLCEK is encoded by the coding sequence TTGGACAAACAAAATGGGGATTCTGCCGCTATGGGAGAAAAACTAGATCAGATCTCCAATCAAATTGGATTAATAAATCAAAAATACGAAAAACTCGACTCTGTCTTGCATCGTAACACATCTTGTTTTTTTGTCTTATTTTGTTCAATAATTGTCGTATTTTTTGTCATCATATTTTCCATCTCTCATTCGAACATTCAACCTTTAGAATCTGGTCATTTCATAACCCAGTCATTAATTGGGGATTCTATAGATACTTGGCTGTCTTGGAAATTATCTGATTCAGAAAGAATTTTTCATGTCCACATAATTAATCATGCAAAAACATCTCAAAAAAACATTGATCTGATTAAAGAATCAATAATGTCTGAGAAAATTATCGAAATAAATGATCTAGATACTCATAAAGGAACATCAAAAAACTCATCCAAGTTCTATAAGGGATGGCAAGGTGTATTAAATGAATTTGATTCTTTAGAATTACGATACAACATACCAATCAGGTTACATGTTCATGAATCAACTAGTGATGATGGAGATATTCTGATCCTTTTAGTAGATGAAAAAAATTCTGAGGGGTATTCAGGATATACACGTTCTATTATTGATGAGGACAAGAACCAGATATTAAAATCAAGAATCACTATTTACGAATCTAGCAAATTAGACGGAAATAGGTTAGCAGCCATCACACGTCATGAGATGGGGCATGCATTAGGATTGCAGCATTCAACAGATCCTGATGACCTTATGTATTATAAAATCACAACAACAAACCCATTTATTTCTGAATGTGATGTTTCTGCTCTAAAATCTTTGTATGGTGGAGAAACAATGTCTAAATTTCTATGTGAAAAATAA
- a CDS encoding winged helix-turn-helix transcriptional regulator, protein MDNMDFMIFLRMLSKKGFLETLWHITEKKQVHYNELQKYLMKKNIVSSQASVTIILNGLTNLGLLDRIVVDGKPPRTSYSVNKLGKSVLTQLNNLKNTL, encoded by the coding sequence ATGGATAACATGGATTTTATGATCTTTCTAAGGATGTTGTCAAAAAAAGGATTTTTGGAAACATTATGGCACATTACAGAGAAAAAACAGGTTCATTATAATGAACTCCAAAAATACCTCATGAAAAAAAATATCGTGTCTAGCCAAGCATCAGTAACAATAATTCTTAATGGTTTGACTAATCTGGGATTGCTTGACAGAATCGTCGTTGATGGAAAGCCTCCAAGAACAAGTTATTCGGTCAACAAATTAGGCAAATCTGTCCTAACCCAGTTAAATAATCTAAAAAATACACTGTAG